A DNA window from Actinokineospora baliensis contains the following coding sequences:
- a CDS encoding PadR family transcriptional regulator: MRVSHEHHQRGQHDQHQHRRGPWRRHHHRGRPDFAVDLGSEDEMTPPFPLPPFPPGPPFGFGRRGHGHGRGQGRGRGRRGDVRAALLALLTERPMHGYEMIQEIAERSGGFWKPSPGSVYPTLQLLADEGLITAIDGDGGKRLFQLTEDGTAAAAKLDTPPWEQVAAGVDRSEVGLREALGQLAAAAMTVSQAATPDQKSRASDILNNARRELYALLGEDTPAEEDTE; encoded by the coding sequence ATGCGTGTCTCACACGAACACCACCAGCGCGGCCAGCACGACCAGCACCAGCACCGGCGCGGACCTTGGCGCAGGCACCACCACCGCGGTCGACCCGACTTCGCCGTGGACCTCGGATCGGAGGACGAGATGACCCCACCCTTCCCACTACCGCCGTTCCCCCCCGGCCCGCCCTTCGGGTTCGGCAGGCGCGGCCACGGGCACGGCAGGGGCCAGGGACGCGGCCGGGGACGACGCGGTGACGTGCGCGCGGCACTGCTCGCGCTGCTCACCGAACGGCCGATGCACGGCTACGAGATGATCCAAGAGATCGCCGAGCGCAGCGGCGGCTTCTGGAAGCCCAGCCCCGGCTCGGTCTACCCGACCCTGCAACTGCTGGCCGACGAGGGCCTGATCACCGCGATCGACGGCGACGGCGGCAAGCGGCTGTTCCAGCTGACCGAGGACGGCACCGCCGCCGCGGCCAAGCTCGACACGCCGCCGTGGGAGCAGGTCGCCGCAGGGGTCGACCGCAGCGAGGTCGGGCTGCGGGAGGCGCTCGGCCAGCTGGCCGCCGCCGCGATGACGGTCTCGCAGGCCGCCACCCCGGACCAGAAGTCCCGCGCGTCCGACATCCTCAACAACGCCCGCCGCGAGCTGTACGCCCTCCTCGGCGAGGACACCCCCGCCGAGGAGGACACCGAGTAA
- the rlmN gene encoding 23S rRNA (adenine(2503)-C(2))-methyltransferase RlmN, with product MTSLPLVFDAPRRGLPPRHLADLTTEQRREAVTALGEKAFRANQLSTHYFGRLTADRAAMTDIPAATRDRLADELLPPLLTELRTVTCDDGNTRKALLRAHDGTLIESVLMRYPDRATLCISSQAGCGMACPFCATGQGGLQRNLSTAEIVEQVRLGAAAMRDGELPGGAGRLSNIVFMGMGEPLANFNRVLSAVHRICDPAPEGFGISQRSVTVSTVGLVPGINKLTEAGLQVRLAVSLHTPDDELRDTLVPVNTRWKVAEVLDAARAYADKTGRRVSIEYALIRDINDHPWRADLLGKLLRKHLGQFAHVNVIPLNPTPGSKWDASPKPVEREFVRRVKEQGVECTVRDTRGQEIAAACGQLAAEG from the coding sequence ATGACCTCACTCCCGCTCGTCTTCGACGCCCCCCGCCGCGGCCTGCCGCCCCGGCACCTCGCCGACCTCACCACCGAGCAGCGCCGCGAAGCGGTGACGGCGTTGGGGGAGAAGGCGTTCCGGGCGAACCAGCTCTCGACGCACTACTTCGGCAGGCTCACCGCCGACCGCGCGGCCATGACCGACATCCCCGCCGCCACCCGCGACCGCCTCGCCGACGAACTGCTGCCCCCGCTGCTCACCGAACTGCGCACGGTGACCTGCGACGACGGCAACACCCGCAAGGCCCTGCTCCGCGCGCACGACGGCACGCTGATCGAGAGCGTCCTCATGCGCTACCCGGACCGCGCGACCCTGTGCATCTCCAGCCAGGCGGGCTGCGGCATGGCCTGCCCGTTCTGCGCGACCGGCCAGGGCGGGCTGCAGCGCAACCTGTCCACCGCCGAGATCGTCGAACAGGTCCGCCTCGGCGCCGCCGCCATGCGCGACGGCGAACTGCCCGGCGGCGCCGGCCGGTTGTCGAACATCGTGTTCATGGGCATGGGCGAGCCCCTGGCCAACTTCAACCGGGTCCTGTCGGCCGTCCACCGCATCTGCGACCCGGCGCCGGAGGGCTTCGGCATCTCCCAGCGCTCGGTGACGGTGTCGACGGTCGGGTTGGTGCCGGGCATCAACAAGCTGACCGAAGCCGGGCTCCAGGTCCGCCTGGCGGTCTCACTGCACACGCCCGACGACGAACTGCGCGACACCCTGGTCCCGGTCAACACCCGGTGGAAGGTCGCCGAGGTCCTGGACGCGGCCCGCGCCTACGCGGACAAGACCGGCAGGCGGGTGTCGATCGAGTACGCCCTGATCCGCGACATCAACGACCACCCCTGGCGCGCGGACCTCCTCGGCAAACTGCTCCGCAAACACCTAGGCCAATTCGCCCACGTCAACGTCATCCCCTTGAACCCCACCCCGGGCTCCAAGTGGGACGCCTCCCCGAAGCCCGTCGAGCGCGAGTTCGTCCGCCGCGTGAAGGAACAGGGCGTGGAGTGCACGGTCCGCGACACCCGCGGCCAGGAGATCGCCGCCGCGTGTGGGCAGCTCGCCGCTGAGGGCTGA
- a CDS encoding toll/interleukin-1 receptor domain-containing protein has product MSGLRGGRVSGELDFGPVVVKHPRRGTRVGYYDDDDGGLGSKAIVYFEEPPFLALGRYEFVNREHIFPVDTQSLWSRRDEIGRVLADVSYRKGTGKRGISAERRFALSLELGLVNSLLADRMLEARISEGSPSGKRVFISHSSSDKETAVSLSVDLANVGHTPWLDEWEIKVGESIPNKIALGIDGCDYLLLLLSPTAVESGWVEREWSAKYWSEVESGAVRVLPAMVLDCAVPTLLRVKKYADLRGDYSHGLRQILEAIA; this is encoded by the coding sequence ATGAGTGGTCTGCGCGGAGGTCGGGTGTCGGGTGAGTTGGACTTCGGGCCGGTGGTCGTCAAGCACCCACGGCGGGGAACCCGGGTGGGCTACTACGACGACGACGATGGAGGCCTCGGCAGCAAGGCGATCGTCTACTTCGAGGAGCCGCCCTTCCTGGCCTTGGGGCGGTATGAGTTCGTCAACCGCGAGCACATTTTCCCCGTGGACACCCAGTCACTGTGGAGCCGACGGGACGAGATAGGCCGCGTCCTGGCTGATGTCTCCTACCGCAAGGGGACCGGGAAGCGCGGCATCTCCGCCGAACGCCGCTTCGCGCTGTCTCTGGAGTTGGGACTCGTCAACTCGCTGCTGGCCGACCGCATGCTGGAGGCCAGGATCAGCGAGGGCTCACCGTCGGGCAAGCGCGTTTTCATCTCCCACTCGTCCAGCGACAAGGAGACCGCGGTCTCGCTATCGGTCGACCTGGCGAATGTAGGACACACGCCCTGGCTCGACGAGTGGGAGATCAAGGTCGGCGAGTCGATCCCCAACAAGATCGCGCTGGGGATCGACGGGTGCGACTACCTGCTTCTGCTGCTCAGCCCCACTGCCGTCGAGTCCGGGTGGGTCGAGCGTGAGTGGTCGGCGAAGTACTGGTCGGAGGTCGAGTCGGGGGCGGTGCGGGTCCTCCCGGCCATGGTGCTCGATTGTGCGGTACCGACCCTGCTCCGAGTGAAGAAGTACGCGGACCTCAGGGGCGACTACAGCC